One Oncorhynchus kisutch isolate 150728-3 linkage group LG13, Okis_V2, whole genome shotgun sequence DNA window includes the following coding sequences:
- the tmem125a gene encoding transmembrane protein 125 — translation MPELEDFPPSRGGQPAGPDPAQIQRSVLDEQVELWWFRDPAKSLLCYCVAVLLILGCGLGGVLLLSTTTSFSSDWRMGAGMALCLLALAVLLKQLLSSAVQDMNCVRSRRQIDILKSGGLSDLLVVLITGLCLVVCGAVLLKLALEHHMPQPGVALNDMYISGVVLLAGGGAAVVGVGVYTGVVMLLERTRPGQRFRDRAVGLFTISGRHIDQGRRETTSSLANLI, via the coding sequence ATGCCAGAGCTGGAGGACTTCCCTCCGTCGCGGGGTGGCCAGCCGGCCGGTCCCGACCCTGCTCAGATCCAGCGCAGTGTTCTGGATGAACAGGTGGAGCTGTGGTGGTTCCGGGACCCGGCCAAGTCTCTGCTGTGCTACTGTGTGGCGGTCCTCCTTATCCTGGGCTGCGGCCTGGGTGGCGTgcttctcctctccaccaccaccagttTCTCCAGTGACTGGCGCATGGGAGCGGGCATGGCCCTGTGTCTCTTAGCCCTGGCCGTCCTCCTCAAACAGCTCCTGAGCTCGGCCGTGCAGGACATGAACTGTGTGCGCAGTCGCAGGCAGATCGATATCCTTAAGAGCGGAGGGCTGTCGGATCTGTTAGTAGTGCTCATCACGGGGCTGTGTCTGGTGGTCTGTGGGGCTGTGCTGCTGAAGCTGGCTTTGGAGCACCACATGCCCCAGCCGGGCGTGGCCCTGAACGATATGTACATCTCTGGGGTGGTGTTGTTAGCTGGAGGGGGGGCAGCGGTAGTGGGGGTAGGGGTGTACACAGGGGTGGTGATGCTGCTGGAGAGGACCAGGCCGGGCCAGAGGTTTAGGGACAGGGCTGTGGGGCTGTTCACTATCTCTGGACGACACATAGACCAGGGTAGGAGGGAGACCACCTCTAGCCTGGCTAACCTCATCTGA